The following coding sequences are from one Triticum dicoccoides isolate Atlit2015 ecotype Zavitan chromosome 4A, WEW_v2.0, whole genome shotgun sequence window:
- the LOC119285853 gene encoding uncharacterized protein LOC119285853 isoform X2: MCSLVLVQFEGLSGQKIIELLNLNGRREEWRIEVVGCQLQILALRKELKAEVMVASFNFLLSNSSRVLPRSEDEGKKKDLTKELKKMKAR, encoded by the exons ATGT GCTCACTGGTTTTGGTTCAGTTTGAAGGGCTCTCGGGACAAAAGATAATTGAGTTGTTGAATCTGAAT GGGCGCCGCGAGGAGTGGAGGATCGAGGTCGTGGGTTGCCAGCTTCAAATTTTG GCTCTCCGCAAGGAGTTGAAGGCTGAGGTCATGGTTGCCAGCTTCAATTTTTTGCTGAGCAATTCCTCAAGAGTCTTGCCAAG ATCTGAGGATGAAGGGAAGAAGAAGGATTTAACTAAAGAGTTGAAGAAGATGAAG GCTCGCTGA
- the LOC119285853 gene encoding uncharacterized protein LOC119285853 isoform X1 produces the protein MCSLVLVQFEGLSGQKIIELLNLNGRREEWRIEVVGCQLQILALRKELKAEVMVASFNFLLSNSSRVLPRSEDEGKKKDLTKELKKMKQCMGQRQSAIKTICLQVLYYQRRLCQEEG, from the exons ATGT GCTCACTGGTTTTGGTTCAGTTTGAAGGGCTCTCGGGACAAAAGATAATTGAGTTGTTGAATCTGAAT GGGCGCCGCGAGGAGTGGAGGATCGAGGTCGTGGGTTGCCAGCTTCAAATTTTG GCTCTCCGCAAGGAGTTGAAGGCTGAGGTCATGGTTGCCAGCTTCAATTTTTTGCTGAGCAATTCCTCAAGAGTCTTGCCAAG ATCTGAGGATGAAGGGAAGAAGAAGGATTTAACTAAAGAGTTGAAGAAGATGAAG CAATGCATGGGCCAGAGACAATCGGCGATAAAAACGATCTGCTTGCAAGTTCTATATTACCAGCGGAGGCTTTGCCAAGAGGAAGGGTAA